The following proteins come from a genomic window of Proteinivorax hydrogeniformans:
- a CDS encoding MaoC family dehydratase, producing MKGKTIKEISMGQKEFIQKTISETDVYLYAGITGDLNPAHVNHEVAKDSMFKERIAHGMLTAGLISAVLGMHLPGPGTIYLGQELKFTAPVRIGDTVKAEAEVIEIKEDKNIIKLKTTGTNQDGKVVLDGVATVMPPK from the coding sequence ATGAAAGGCAAAACAATTAAAGAAATTAGCATGGGTCAAAAAGAATTTATCCAAAAAACTATTTCAGAAACAGACGTATATTTATATGCGGGAATCACAGGAGATTTAAATCCTGCTCACGTAAATCACGAGGTCGCTAAAGATAGCATGTTCAAAGAAAGAATTGCACATGGAATGCTAACGGCTGGGCTTATCTCTGCAGTGCTAGGTATGCATCTACCAGGACCTGGGACAATCTACTTAGGTCAGGAGCTTAAGTTTACAGCCCCTGTAAGAATCGGTGATACAGTAAAAGCAGAGGCCGAGGTAATTGAAATTAAAGAAGATAAAAACATAATTAAACTTAAAACAACTGGAACTAATCAAGATGGCAAAGTGGTGCTAGATGGTGTAGCCACTGTGATGCCGCCAAAATAG
- a CDS encoding sigma 54-interacting transcriptional regulator: MIDENKVAHTPELVLTDYLVSTLEKIFDPVPVPIILLDKDCKVKMINRVFANYLEFPKEEIIGKEVREVDKNSRFPYVFKTKKAEIAWKHKFENGHTGIVHRIPVLDEQGEVVYGFGMVLFEDLEEFKDIINKNKLLESELHLYKKQLQKIQGAKYSWETIVGQSEKMVQAKYMSRRAAQTNSNVLLLGKSGTGKELFAHAIHNGSLRKHAPFVKVNCAAIPAELLESELFGYEEGAFTGAKKGGKVGKFQLANGGSIFLDEIGDMPLKMQAKLLRVLQEQEIEKVGSNNTIKVDVRVISATNQDLLELAKQGEFREDLYYRLNVMTIGIPTLNEREGDIEVLTEKLIKKVSKEIGKYVDKISPKAMEYLRAHNWPGNVRELENVLERAINLVEGDTIMPVHLPVYITKKEITDTAYNGNIRSLKSIIEETEKEAIVRTLEYTKGNKLQTAKILNISRSSLYDKIEKYCIE; this comes from the coding sequence TTGATTGATGAAAACAAAGTGGCACATACTCCTGAGCTTGTCCTAACTGATTATTTAGTATCAACCTTAGAGAAAATATTCGATCCAGTACCTGTGCCTATTATACTTCTCGACAAAGATTGTAAAGTAAAAATGATCAATAGGGTATTTGCAAATTACCTAGAGTTTCCTAAAGAGGAAATTATAGGGAAAGAGGTAAGGGAAGTAGATAAAAACTCACGCTTTCCGTATGTTTTTAAGACTAAAAAAGCAGAAATTGCGTGGAAACACAAATTTGAAAATGGACATACAGGGATTGTGCATAGAATACCTGTGCTAGATGAGCAAGGGGAAGTAGTCTATGGATTTGGGATGGTTCTTTTTGAGGATCTAGAGGAGTTTAAAGATATAATAAATAAGAATAAACTTTTAGAATCAGAACTACATCTTTATAAAAAGCAATTGCAAAAAATTCAAGGCGCCAAGTATTCTTGGGAAACAATTGTGGGACAAAGTGAAAAGATGGTACAAGCAAAGTATATGTCTAGAAGGGCTGCTCAAACAAACTCTAATGTACTACTTTTGGGAAAAAGCGGTACCGGTAAAGAACTTTTTGCCCATGCTATCCACAACGGAAGCTTACGAAAACATGCCCCTTTTGTTAAAGTTAATTGTGCTGCCATACCAGCTGAACTTTTAGAATCAGAGCTTTTTGGGTATGAAGAAGGTGCATTTACAGGGGCCAAAAAAGGCGGAAAAGTAGGTAAATTCCAGCTAGCAAATGGTGGTAGTATATTTTTAGATGAAATAGGGGACATGCCTCTTAAGATGCAAGCAAAATTATTGAGAGTTCTTCAAGAGCAAGAGATTGAAAAGGTTGGCAGTAACAACACAATTAAGGTTGATGTGAGAGTTATTTCTGCAACCAATCAAGATCTTTTAGAGCTAGCTAAACAAGGAGAGTTTAGAGAAGACTTATATTATCGATTAAATGTAATGACTATCGGAATTCCCACCCTAAATGAGCGCGAGGGTGACATTGAAGTTCTTACCGAAAAACTTATCAAGAAAGTGTCTAAGGAAATTGGAAAATATGTAGATAAAATTTCTCCAAAAGCTATGGAGTATCTTCGCGCCCATAATTGGCCTGGGAACGTAAGAGAGCTTGAAAATGTGCTCGAAAGGGCGATAAATTTAGTTGAAGGTGATACCATAATGCCTGTTCACCTACCTGTCTATATAACAAAAAAAGAAATAACAGATACTGCTTACAACGGAAACATCAGGTCTTTGAAAAGCATCATAGAGGAGACAGAAAAAGAAGCAATTGTTAGAACCTTAGAATACACCAAAGGAAACAAGCTTCAAACTGCAAAAATATTAAATATAAGCAGATCCAGCCTATATGATAAAATAGAAAAATATTGCATTGAATAG